TAACTTTTTGAATGCAGATGAATGGTATATTAATGTCCGGCACAAAATTCGGAACTTTCCTAGGTTCTTTCCACTAGTAAATGAATATTGATAGAAATGTTGACACTTTGACCCAAAGAAGGTGGAAAAGAACACGAGGAGATGAAAGACGCATTAAGCATCTGCAAAAGAATGTTTTGCAACTTGAAATGTGACAATATTTTATCTACATTTTCCAGAAAATTAGAACTTTTTTAGGAAAAGAAACTCAATTAAGAGTGATGAGTTCTCCATATAGGGAACAAAGTATTTGTACAGTACTTGAAATATGACAATATTTTATCTACATTTTCCAGAAAATTAGAACTTTTttaggaaaagaaacaaaattaAGAGCGATGAGTTCTCCATATAGGGAACAAAGTATTTGTCTGTACAATTTTCTTGAATAACACAGAAAGCTAGAAATCTTACTTGTTTTCCACCTTGTTTTTTTCACTTCCTTCCCATGCCTTGATATGAGAATTTCTTTTCTCCGTTTCAAGGTGTGCAACAGCAACATCTGGCGAAAACATATGAAATAGAGAACTTGTTAACTACTGAGATGTGACCAACTCTGATAGGCTCATTCTTTTGCTGTAGTTTGTCATATAACAGGAAAAGCTCCAAATAGAAGTTGCATAAGCCATCTAATGCATGAAATGGATAAGTTGTTTCACTGAGAATATAAACTCTTCAATGATAATATTGCAATATGCAACATAAGCACATTCTCTACACTTAGAAAAGTTTCAAGAAATGGTATTGGTGCATACCTCTGTCGAGGGATCCCTTTGAACTTTTCTTTGTTGAAGAATCAGGCTCTGCCAAAATAAGTAAATGACAAAATATATCATAAGACACAGATCATTTCCCTCAAGATACAAGCAGCTCAAAAGTGTGCTTGCTGTTGAATCTTTCAATCAGAAGCTAGTTACAAAAATACAGAACCTCAAGTACGTGATCAACCAGGTAACACCAATAATCTGTTTGTGCTACATTGGCCACGAGAACACTCTGTTTAAAATGCCTCAACTATTTCAGCATTACAATACTCTTGTCATACTATTacgcaacatttttttttttttaaatggaggAATTGTCCGAGTCTGTTTACATGGACCTCGACTATTTCACCTGGTACTTCCTAGAGTGCCGGTACCGAGTGACTCTACAGTAGGTATCCACTACCCAACTTCACTACAATCGTTATCTACCAATGATTCCCAGAGTGGACATACACTAATTCTCTTGATGAAGGTAAACCAGAGTGACCAGCCACTAATTCTGTTGATTATTAAAGGTAAACCAGAGTGGACATCCACTAATTAAGTCGGGCATCTAATCATCTAGATgtatgtatttatttatttttgtcaaAAGTAAAGGAGACATGTTGGACCTATTGATGATATTAAtgatcttaaaaaaaaaagtataccaGGTCTCCAATAATTCAAAAGTTGTTGGCAATATCAAGGCATCAAAATTAGTCGAGTCCAGCAAGATAGGAATAATACtaataaaaataaatcataaCATATTTAGTCTTTAATTTACCTACAGCTCTATCATTCAGTCATGGTTTATTAATGTATTTTTACCTCAATATattaacaacaacccagtgaaatcccacaacgtggggtctggggagggtagagtgtacgcagaccttactcctaccaaggtaggatggctgtttccgagaccTCAATATATTACTTAACCATAATTAATTAACTATGTAGTTTGGTGTAAATACGGGACGACGGTTGTTAGGATTAGGAATAACGGGAAGTAAAAAGTTTATCTATGGATGCTTTGTGGTCTTCATGAGATATCCAACAGAAACTTCAAACTTGTGCTTATTATCAAACCTCTCCAAGCTAAATAAAAACACTGGGAGAATACACATAGTGGTTTAGACAAAGTTTTAGCAATCAAGGAATGACTTGAATAGCCAAATACAGAGAACATAGTGGTTTAGACCAAAGATGATAATCTTAAAGACATCTATAGAGATAGTACTGAAAAAGTCAAAATTTTATTTACTTACTCCATCATTTACAGGCACAAACAGTAATAAGTTTGAATAATGACTACTCATATCTTTATGAAGGAAAAGTAACTTGAAAACCTCATCCTCTGAATTTTTATAAGAAAGAACACTAATATTGCTGAACAATGAACATATTCACACTagggggtgtacaaagtaaaccgacaaaccgcaccaaaccgagtcaaaccgagaaaaaaaaccgactagtgatttggtgtttgaaaaaaaaattcgactatgattgatttggtttggttttaacttaaAAGGGTTAAACCGAACCAAACAAACCCGACAttatatgtattcaatttttaaaatattttatacataaaaatatttatttgtaatgtaatttataaatatttcgtaattttttcgtaattttttatctattatcatattattcaagcttgaacttagaattttgaacgttaataagttttatatcctatgaatgtcagtaactcaaataaagtccaaactaAAACCAACTCAatactaatactaacaaaagaaattcaatttaacattaggaatgacaataatattgaatatctattttttaattttgcataattaatttagagagtgaaaatacataacttaaattttttttctctgtcatgtaattaatacttatttgtcgtatttattttagcatgacttaatatttttaaattatgatcattttctttatgacttgttaattagcaatatttattttaatcgaTTTTATTAacttttgttaaatattttaatacaacgCCATCACTTTTCtcatattttatattattttcttaagaaacacattaattatatagttgtaccttactaagactaaagaaatatttgaagtaaaagttatatatttcgtatcaagactattccgaaaaaaaatctgaaaaaaatgaATAACCCAAGAAAATTCGAGATTGAAAAATTTGAATTTTATTgatttggtatataaatttaaaaacccaaagcaattaatttggtttgatgtttaaaaaattcgaaccaaGCCATCCATGCACACCCCTAATCCACACAAAAATAAAAGAGAGGAACAAAAAGATTAATTTACTTGGTGGAGGAACAGTAGCAAGAGGTTTAGAATCATCAGCTTTGGCAGGGGCAGACATGGTAGGAGTATTCGAAGCAACAACTGGTTCTGCTTGAGGTTGAGTTGCTACTGCAGTGGCTTCTGCCATTGTTAATTATAGGAATATTTATATATAGAAGGAAAGAAGAAGGAATCAAGAAAAAGCAAATGGAAACTAGTTGTTCAATATCTGGAGATTCTCGCTGTTGCTGTATATATACTACTAGTACAACTTTTTTGGATAGGcttaaaagaaagaaaggaacaaTGAAGAAGAAGTAGTGAAGACAGTGTTGTGTACGTGTCACGGTGTCGGCATGTGAGAGCGTCGGCAGACGAGTACTACAATTTATTTGAAGCACTATTTATTTACATGACACCGAAAGTGTATTACTAGTAGTAGCTTTTCATAGGAGAGTGGCAAAAACTCACGTCAAGTATCAATTTTCTTTGGTAAGTTTTAACCGTAACAAGCGCTTGTGTTTCCTGCTTAAATTATCTTCAATTAttatattatactaaaagtgagAAGCTGCTACTTGTAAAGTTAGATTATCATTTTACTTCTACActaaattaaaatataattaaaaactTATTAATCTAATAGTATTATTTTGCCCCTTAAGTTAAAAAACCTTAAATTGAATTACATGAATTGGAAGTGGATCAGTAGTACTTTAATGTTCACACCAATTCAATGAATCTAATTGCCCAATTTAATTAGGGTGAGCATATTCATATATCCTTCAAAAGTTAAGTAACCTTTGAATCCTTTAGCAACAAAACTATTCATTCAATACATTTTATTGGATCATATGCATGTAAATCCACATACCTTCTAGAGTTAATGTTATAGAGTTACTATGCACGACTTCATTTACTCCCTCAGTTTACTTTTATTTGTCTAATATCCTAAAAttagattttcatttttacttgtcacttttagcatatcaagacaaaataatttcttttttcttgttttacccatAGGATtaaatactcacttcaaatcatttcaaatccaataaaaatatgcaccaattaatgtgggtacattgataaattatacacttcatttattatttcttaaggagtgtgcacagtcaaaagtgaacaagtaaaagtgaacggaaggaGTATTAAACAACTAACTTTTGCAATTCTTGTAGTTTATGTTTGGCTCTTGCTCTCTCAACCTTGGGCTTTTCAAGTACTAACTTATTAATTGCGGTTATCctataaatgtttttttttccatTCTTTGGACCTTAATTCTAGATATACGTGCACACAATGTAAATGAAGAACTTATTGAGAGCTTATGAAAATACTTTTCTCTTAGATGTTATATAAACATCAAATACGTGAATCACTCACACAACAATCCCAATGTTTTTTCCAGAACAAATCATTTCGCATTTGCTTCTTCGTTTTTAGCACTATTTCATAGCTAAGTTATATCTATCTTTTTCTGGTCTTCTCCTTGACCAGTCCATCAATGGTTTTATCTTATTATTAGCAATAGTGCTATCATGTGTGATATTTTTTGCTGAAATGTCCAGGAGTTCAGGTCTATTTTTCGTTTCTAtaacccctgtttggatggtggttttcGTGATTCATTAATGTATAGTTTTCTATAAAATCAtatttgtttccattgttcttaaaattatgtggtatggtgttgtaaatctGTGGTTCATTCCATGGCTATATAACCATAAAAAGTTCCAATTTTTATAACCACGAATTTGGTGATTTTTCGGTAGTTACGTATCTTATTTCTCCATTATATCCCACCCCACCCTCGCCCTACTACGCACCCCCaccccaactaccccactcctctgctacccacccccaccaccgcccaaccccaccccacaacaactcacccccacccactacccctcaccaccacccaccctcacccccacccccataaccactcacccccacccttatcccacaaccacccacctcacaccacccacccctccacgaCTCTCACCCAATgcttacttattttttaaagtttctattttattctttacctgagttatatatataaactaatttctactTAAGAGTTAAGAGCATTTTAGTAAATTTACAatttattatacagtaccatacagtcaaaccaaataaTACAAATGGTATTAGACCATAATAAACAATACAGTCTATCTAAACATTATGTTCATTAATgcagtacaatacaataccatATTGTACCATACTATATTGTACATTAATGAACTACggaaaacaaccatccaaacagagggtaagtTGATCGTGCTTGCATATTACAGTTTATTTTTTTGGTTTCAACCTGAATAGCAAGCAAACAAAAACTAGTAGAAACTTCTGAAGTTTATTAGTGCCAGAAAATTGGGAACACCAAGGGATTCTTGACAACATTTCAACTCATTGGAGCTTCAAGCTTTTTATGCACAATCTCAGAGGCAGTGTGTAAGTACTAGTAGAAACTTTCTGCAGTGGAATTATAATTATCGTAACAATCAAACCTTCATGAGTGCTGTTCTTACACAAACTAGGAAAACTTAACACGTTTGAAACATCCAACAAAGAGCAACAAGAACGAAAATTCACAAGGAGAATGAAACATTTCATAGCTTTAACATCCAAGACAACCAATCAACTTCTTAGGAGCTTGCCCCGTGGCACGATACTTGGCAGCCATCTCCTCTGCTTTAAGAAGTTCTTCTCCTTTTCTGGCTTCAACCATAGCTCTCTTTTCGTCTGCCTCTTTGTGAACTGCGGCCACTCTATTTTTAATCTTCTCTCCATATTCTGCTTTCTTTTGCTCTAGTTGCTCCTGCAAAATTGCACAAGCTATCATCATGGAAAATTAATGTGACAAAAACCAGTTTCTAAAGACTAAAGTGACCCCTTTAGCTAGCACTAAGGTTAAAGCAAATAAAGAGTCCTTGGCTGACAATCTAGCTCGCAGCCAGGATGCGGGGTATTTTATGAAACAATATTGAAAAGCAGTTCAAAATGAAACATTTTCCACAATACATCATGTTTCAAGTATTGCCATGTTCAAAATTATTGAAGAAGCATGTATACTAGATTTCGAGCCTGGTTACCTCAAGTTTCTTCAGTTTAGATTCAAGATTTGCTTTCTTGGTATTCTCCCATGTTCCAACTGCAGAGAGCTTCTTTTGGGCCCTATTCAATCATTTGGCAAGGTGAAGATGACTTAGGTAATTGAATTGGCAAATAACTTTTTGAATGCAGATGAATGGTATATTAATGTCCGGCACAAAATTTGGAACTTTCCTAGGTTCTTTCCACTAGTAAATGAATATTGATAGAAATGTTGACACTTTGACCCAAAGAAGGTGGAAAAGAACACGAGGAGGTGAAAGACGCATTAAGCATCCACAAAAGAATGTTTTGCAACTTGAAATGTGACAATATTTTATCTACATTTTCCAGAAAATTAGAATTTTTTTAGGAAAAGAAACTCAATTTAGAGCGATGAGTTCTCCATATAGGGAACAAAGTATTTGTCTCTACTCTCTACAATTTTCTTGAATAACACAGAAAGCTAGCAATCTTACTTGTTTTCCACCTTGCTTTTTTCACTTTCTTCCCATGCCTTGATATAAGAATTCCTTTTCTCTGTTTCAAGGTGTGCGAGAGCAACATCTGGCGAAAAAATATGAAATAGAAAACTTGTTAACTACTGAGATGTGACCAACTCTGATAGACTCATTCTTTTGCTGTAGTTTGTCATATAACAGGAAAAGCTCCAAATAGAAGTTGCATAAGCCATGTAATGCAAGAAATGGATAAGCTGTTTCATTGAGAATATAAACTCTTCAATGATAATATTACAATATGCAACATAAGCACATTCTCTACACTTAGAAAGTTTTCAAGAAATGGTATTGGTGCATACCTCTGTCGAGGGATCCCTTTGAACTTTTCTTTGTTGAAGAATCAGGCTCTGCCAAAATAAGTAAATGACAAAATATATCATAAGACACAGATCATTTCCCTCAAGATACAAGCAGCACAAAAGTGTGCTTGCTGTTGAATCTTTCAATCAGAAGCTAGTTACAAAAATACAGAACCTCAAGTACGTGATCAACCAGGTAACACCAATAATCTGTTTGTGCTACATTGGCCACGAGAACACTCTGTTTAAAATGCCTCAACTATTTCAGCATTACAATACTCTGTCATACTATtacacaacattttttttttaaatggaggAATTGTCCGAGTCTGTTTACATGGACCTCGACTATTTCACCTGGTACTTCCTAGAGTGCCGGTACCGAGTGACTCTACAGTAGGTACCCACTACCCAACTTCACTACAATTGTTATCTACCAATGATTCCCAGAGTGGACATCCACTAATTCTCTTGATGAAGGTAAACCAGAGTGACCAGCCACTAATTCTACTGATTATTAAAGGTAAACCAGAGTGGACATCCACTAATTAAGTCGGGCATCTAATCATCTAGATgtatgtatttatttatttttgtcaaAAGTAAAGGAGACATGTTGGACCTATTGATGATATTAATGatcttaaaaaaaataaagtataCCAAGTCTCCAATAATTCAAAAGTTGTTGGCAATATAAAGGCATCAAAATTAGTCGAGTCCAGCAAGATaggaataatgataataaaaataaatcataaCATATTTAGTCTTTAATTTACCTACAGCTCTATCATTCAGTCATGGTTTATTAATGTATTTTTACCTCAATATATTACTTAACCATAATTAATTAACTATGTAGTTTGGTGTAAATACGGGACGACGGTTGTTAGGATTAGGAATAACGGGAAGTAAAAAGTTTATCTATGGATGCTTTGTGGTCTTCATGAGATATCCAACAGAAACTTCAAACTTGTGCTTATTATCAAACCTCTCCAAGCTAAATAAAAACACTGGGAGAATACACATAGTGATTTAGACAAAAGTTTTAGCAATCAAGGAATGACTTGAATAGCCAAATACAGAGAACATAGTGGTTTAGACCAAAGATGATAAGATATCTTAAAGACATCTATAGAGATAGTACTGAAAAAGTCAAAATGTTATTTACTTACTCCATCATTTACAGGCACAAACAGTAATAAGTTTGAATA
The sequence above is a segment of the Lycium barbarum isolate Lr01 chromosome 6, ASM1917538v2, whole genome shotgun sequence genome. Coding sequences within it:
- the LOC132645594 gene encoding remorin-like isoform X2, whose amino-acid sequence is MSAPAKADDSKPLATVPPPKPDSSTKKSSKGSLDRDVALAHLETEKRNSYIKAWEESEKSKVENKAQKKLSAVGTWENTKKANLESKLKKLEEQLEQKKAEYGEKIKNRVAAVHKEADEKRAMVEARKGEELLKAEEMAAKYRATGQAPKKLIGCLGC
- the LOC132645594 gene encoding remorin-like isoform X1, producing the protein MAEATAVATQPQAEPVVASNTPTMSAPAKADDSKPLATVPPPKPDSSTKKSSKGSLDRDVALAHLETEKRNSYIKAWEESEKSKVENKAQKKLSAVGTWENTKKANLESKLKKLEEQLEQKKAEYGEKIKNRVAAVHKEADEKRAMVEARKGEELLKAEEMAAKYRATGQAPKKLIGCLGC